A region from the Marinobacter bohaiensis genome encodes:
- the rpsU gene encoding 30S ribosomal protein S21 — MPAVKVKENEPFDVALRRFKRSCEKAGILSEVRRREHYEKPTAVRKRKAAAAVKRHLKKLQREQRKFERLY, encoded by the coding sequence ATGCCAGCTGTTAAAGTGAAAGAGAATGAGCCATTCGACGTAGCACTGCGTCGCTTCAAGCGGTCTTGCGAAAAGGCCGGCATTCTTTCTGAAGTGCGTCGTCGCGAGCACTACGAGAAGCCGACTGCCGTCCGCAAGCGCAAAGCAGCTGCTGCCGTCAAGCGCCATCTCAAGAAGCTTCAGCGGGAACAGCGCAAGTTCGAGCGTCTGTACTAA
- the tsaD gene encoding tRNA (adenosine(37)-N6)-threonylcarbamoyltransferase complex transferase subunit TsaD: protein MLVLGIETSCDETGVALYDSERGLLSHALFSQIDMHADYGGVVPELASRDHVRKLLPLCDQVLAEAGLSRQDLEGIAYTAGPGLIGALMVGGSVAHALALALDIPVLGVHHMEGHLLAPMLEDEPPAFPFVALLVSGGHTQLVRVDGIGHYELLGESVDDAAGEAFDKTAKMLGLDYPGGPRVAKLAEQGREGVYRFPRPMTDRPGLDFSFSGLKTYTLNTVSAAEADGTLDDQVRADIALAFESAVVDTLVIKCRRALEATGCKRLVMAGGVSANRRLRTSLEAALRKLDASVFYARPEFCTDNGAMIAYAGCQRLLAGQRDGDRIVAVPRWPMNTLPTLEADCLEGLKVG from the coding sequence ATGCTGGTTCTGGGAATTGAAACCTCCTGCGACGAAACCGGGGTCGCGCTCTACGACAGCGAACGGGGACTGCTGTCCCACGCGTTGTTCAGTCAGATCGACATGCACGCCGACTACGGCGGCGTCGTGCCGGAGCTGGCCTCGCGCGACCATGTGCGCAAACTGCTGCCGCTGTGCGACCAGGTACTGGCAGAGGCAGGGCTCAGCCGCCAGGACCTGGAGGGCATTGCCTACACCGCCGGCCCCGGACTGATCGGTGCGCTGATGGTGGGGGGCTCGGTGGCCCATGCGCTGGCCCTGGCGCTGGATATCCCGGTCCTTGGCGTTCACCACATGGAAGGCCACCTGCTGGCGCCGATGCTGGAAGACGAGCCGCCGGCGTTTCCGTTCGTGGCGCTGCTGGTGTCCGGCGGCCACACCCAACTGGTGCGCGTGGACGGCATCGGCCACTACGAGCTGCTGGGCGAATCGGTGGACGATGCCGCCGGTGAAGCGTTCGACAAGACTGCCAAGATGCTGGGTCTGGATTATCCCGGCGGCCCGCGTGTGGCCAAACTGGCGGAGCAGGGGCGTGAGGGCGTGTACCGCTTCCCGCGCCCGATGACTGACCGGCCGGGACTGGATTTCAGCTTCAGCGGGTTGAAGACCTACACCCTCAATACCGTCAGCGCCGCCGAAGCGGATGGCACTTTGGACGACCAGGTGCGTGCCGATATCGCGCTGGCGTTCGAGAGCGCGGTGGTGGATACCCTGGTCATCAAGTGCCGTCGGGCGCTGGAGGCGACCGGCTGCAAGCGTCTGGTGATGGCTGGTGGCGTCAGCGCCAACCGGCGTCTGCGGACGTCGCTGGAAGCCGCGTTGCGCAAGCTCGACGCCAGCGTGTTCTACGCGCGCCCGGAATTCTGTACCGACAACGGCGCCATGATTGCCTATGCCGGATGTCAGCGCCTGCTGGCCGGCCAGCGTGATGGCGACCGCATTGTCGCGGTGCCGCGTTGGCCGATGAACACCCTGCCGACGCTTGAGGCGGACTGCCTGGAAGGTCTTAAAGTCGGTTAA
- the plsY gene encoding glycerol-3-phosphate 1-O-acyltransferase PlsY, whose protein sequence is MPDSALTVVAGLFAYLLGSILFAPMVCRLWRLPDPRALGSGNPGATNVYRAGGPFPALVTLALDALKGAIPVWVGAAFGLGPLPLAIVALCAVTGHMLPLFARFQGGKGVATALGAGLALAPMTTVILAAIWGLVMWRWHISSLASISAALAGPVISLLLEPRALPLFGLLLLLILVRHRDNLIRLAQRREPPL, encoded by the coding sequence ATGCCCGATTCCGCGCTGACTGTCGTAGCCGGCCTGTTTGCCTACCTGCTGGGATCGATCCTGTTTGCGCCGATGGTGTGCCGCCTGTGGCGGCTTCCCGACCCGCGCGCGCTGGGGTCCGGCAACCCCGGCGCGACCAACGTCTATCGCGCCGGCGGGCCATTTCCCGCGCTGGTCACGCTGGCTCTGGATGCCCTGAAAGGCGCGATTCCGGTGTGGGTGGGCGCCGCGTTCGGCCTGGGGCCGCTGCCGCTGGCGATCGTCGCCCTGTGCGCTGTGACCGGGCACATGCTGCCGCTGTTCGCGCGGTTCCAGGGAGGAAAAGGTGTGGCCACCGCGCTTGGCGCCGGCCTGGCGCTGGCACCGATGACGACGGTGATCCTGGCGGCGATTTGGGGGTTGGTGATGTGGCGCTGGCACATCTCTTCGCTGGCGTCGATCAGCGCCGCGCTGGCCGGCCCGGTGATCAGCCTGCTGCTGGAACCCCGGGCCCTGCCCCTGTTCGGGCTACTCTTGCTGCTGATTCTGGTACGCCACCGGGACAACCTGATCCGGCTGGCGCAACGGCGCGAACCGCCGCTTTAA